In the genome of Croceimicrobium hydrocarbonivorans, one region contains:
- a CDS encoding OmpA/MotB family protein produces MKKGILILGSALVLSSCVSKSKYTALQDQYNETSDELSKTRMELAACLDNKKNASKEIDYLKKTNYQLLKNIGNMSTLSKKEAENLERSLEQIKEKDLTIQSLQDAINKRDSVTFALVTSLKGATVGIDDEDISINVEKGVVYVSISDKLLFTSGSSKLSKEALAVLGKVAQVLKSQPELEFMVEGHTDNKAVRQGASFEDNWELSAERAASVVRVLEKDFNIKPERMTVAGKGEYAPVASNDSAEGRAQNRRTRIVILPKLDEFYSLIEEGMEKAK; encoded by the coding sequence ATGAAAAAGGGAATTTTAATTTTAGGAAGTGCTTTAGTTCTGAGCTCCTGCGTGAGCAAGTCTAAGTACACCGCTTTACAAGATCAATACAATGAAACCAGCGATGAGCTGAGTAAAACGCGCATGGAGTTAGCCGCTTGTTTGGATAACAAGAAAAACGCGTCTAAAGAAATTGATTATCTGAAAAAGACCAATTACCAATTGTTGAAGAACATTGGCAATATGTCTACCCTCAGTAAAAAAGAAGCCGAAAACCTCGAACGTTCTTTAGAACAAATCAAGGAAAAGGACCTTACCATCCAAAGCTTACAAGACGCCATCAACAAGCGTGACTCCGTAACTTTTGCCTTAGTAACCAGCCTTAAAGGTGCTACTGTAGGTATTGATGATGAAGATATCAGCATCAATGTTGAGAAAGGAGTGGTTTATGTTTCCATCAGCGATAAGCTCCTCTTTACCAGCGGTAGCTCTAAGTTGAGTAAAGAAGCATTAGCCGTTTTAGGTAAAGTAGCTCAGGTATTGAAATCTCAGCCCGAACTCGAATTTATGGTAGAAGGCCATACGGATAACAAAGCCGTTCGCCAAGGTGCCTCATTCGAAGACAACTGGGAATTAAGTGCCGAACGTGCTGCCTCTGTAGTCCGCGTATTGGAAAAAGACTTTAACATTAAGCCCGAGCGTATGACCGTGGCTGGTAAAGGAGAATATGCTCCTGTTGCCAGTAACGACAGCGCTGAAGGCCGTGCACAAAACCGTCGCACACGTATCGTTATTCTTCCAAAATTAGACGAGTTCTACAGCCTGATTGAAGAAGGCATGGAAAAAGCGAAATAA
- a CDS encoding HU family DNA-binding protein produces the protein MTKADIVTKITDKTGMEKSDVQAVVESFMKEVRNSLETGENVYLRGFGSFIIKKRAEKTGRNISKNTTIIIPAHNIPSFKPAKTFVESVKKKVKVS, from the coding sequence ATGACTAAGGCTGACATTGTAACCAAAATTACTGACAAGACCGGCATGGAGAAGTCTGATGTACAGGCGGTTGTTGAGTCTTTCATGAAGGAGGTACGTAACAGCTTGGAAACTGGTGAAAATGTGTATCTGAGAGGATTCGGTAGCTTCATTATTAAGAAGCGTGCAGAGAAAACCGGACGTAACATCTCTAAGAACACCACCATTATCATTCCTGCTCACAACATTCCATCTTTCAAACCAGCGAAAACTTTCGTTGAGTCAGTAAAGAAGAAAGTTAAAGTTAGCTAA
- a CDS encoding S9 family peptidase, producing the protein MKKYISLFLLAGFGLMGQNEVMTPKKLWELGRVSLDAVSPDGKSMVYGVSRYDLEANSGNRDLYLMDIKSGKITQLTDLAGGEYGAHFFNNGVAFNHRGQLHWVDLNGQSQKPLTNIEGGISGAKAYKLADGSVKILFSKSFKTAETPAEMYPDLPKAEFRVMDDLMYRHWDSWDDYESMQVCISDYENEAVSSFKNLMDGSSFDSPVPPFGGSESYVLSPDGKYVVYESKYLNGKDFAEQTNSDLYLVDLSTGQTSNISDGMMGYDKNPQFSADGSKIAWLSMATNGYESDVNDLIILDLKSKEKTHVLKSSGNYDTYTLNSFAWNGSNEFVVGIPTMGSNQIFELEQKGKSWKFEKISQGDHNYNHFEIAKGGLVVDRQDMNNATEIYFLKDNGKATQLTHINDELYSKIGKSKIEKRMVKTSDGKDMLTWVIYPPDFDPNKKYPTLLYCQGGPQSQVSQFYSFRWNFQLMAAQGYIVVAPNRRGLPGFGREWNEKISKDWGGQPMRDYLAAIDDVAKEPFVDNDNLGCIGASYGGYSVYMLAGIHEGRFKSFISHCGLFDLESWYLSTEEMFFANYDLGGPYWDEANAETYSSFDPKDYVQNWDSPILVIHGGMDFRVPINQGMEAFQAAKLRGVPSRFLYFPNEGHWILSPQNGLVWHDQFFGWLDQWLKQ; encoded by the coding sequence ATGAAAAAATATATCAGTCTCTTTCTTTTGGCTGGCTTTGGCCTGATGGGGCAAAATGAAGTGATGACCCCCAAGAAACTTTGGGAGTTGGGGCGAGTAAGCCTCGATGCCGTTTCACCCGATGGCAAAAGCATGGTCTATGGCGTGAGTCGCTACGATCTTGAGGCCAACTCTGGTAACCGCGATCTTTATTTAATGGATATCAAATCCGGTAAAATCACCCAATTAACCGATTTGGCAGGTGGTGAGTATGGAGCGCATTTCTTTAATAATGGAGTGGCTTTTAATCACCGTGGCCAATTACACTGGGTAGATCTAAATGGTCAATCTCAAAAACCTCTCACCAATATTGAAGGCGGAATCTCCGGCGCAAAGGCCTATAAATTGGCCGATGGCAGCGTGAAAATCCTTTTTAGCAAATCTTTTAAAACCGCTGAAACACCAGCCGAAATGTATCCGGATTTACCCAAAGCTGAATTCCGGGTAATGGACGATCTCATGTATCGCCATTGGGATTCCTGGGATGATTATGAGTCTATGCAAGTATGCATCAGTGACTACGAAAACGAAGCGGTTAGCAGTTTCAAAAACCTTATGGATGGCTCCAGCTTTGATTCTCCGGTTCCTCCCTTTGGTGGTTCGGAAAGCTATGTATTAAGTCCTGATGGCAAATACGTGGTTTATGAAAGCAAATACCTTAACGGAAAAGACTTTGCTGAACAAACCAATAGTGATCTCTACCTGGTAGACTTAAGTACCGGGCAAACCAGTAATATTTCGGATGGTATGATGGGTTACGATAAAAACCCTCAATTCTCTGCCGATGGAAGTAAAATTGCCTGGTTAAGCATGGCTACTAATGGTTATGAAAGTGATGTAAATGATCTGATCATTTTAGATCTAAAAAGCAAAGAAAAAACCCATGTGCTGAAGAGCAGCGGTAATTACGACACTTATACCTTAAACTCTTTTGCCTGGAATGGCTCCAATGAATTTGTAGTGGGTATCCCAACCATGGGAAGCAATCAAATTTTTGAACTAGAGCAGAAAGGTAAAAGCTGGAAGTTTGAGAAAATCAGCCAGGGCGATCACAATTACAATCACTTCGAAATCGCCAAAGGTGGTTTAGTGGTAGATCGTCAGGATATGAACAATGCCACCGAAATCTATTTCTTGAAGGACAATGGCAAGGCTACACAGCTCACCCATATTAATGATGAGCTCTACAGCAAGATTGGCAAGAGCAAGATTGAAAAACGCATGGTGAAAACCAGCGATGGCAAAGACATGCTTACCTGGGTTATTTATCCTCCCGATTTTGATCCCAATAAAAAATACCCTACCCTTTTATATTGTCAGGGGGGACCACAATCTCAAGTTTCACAATTCTACAGCTTCCGTTGGAACTTCCAGTTAATGGCTGCTCAAGGTTATATCGTAGTAGCACCAAACCGTAGAGGATTACCAGGCTTTGGCCGCGAATGGAATGAGAAAATCTCCAAAGATTGGGGTGGTCAACCGATGCGTGATTACTTAGCGGCTATCGACGATGTAGCTAAAGAACCCTTTGTAGATAATGACAATTTAGGTTGTATCGGCGCAAGCTACGGTGGCTATTCCGTTTATATGTTAGCTGGTATTCACGAAGGTCGCTTTAAGAGCTTCATTTCGCACTGTGGCTTATTCGACCTCGAAAGCTGGTACCTAAGCACCGAAGAAATGTTCTTTGCGAATTACGATTTAGGTGGCCCTTATTGGGATGAGGCCAATGCCGAAACCTACAGCAGTTTCGATCCTAAAGACTATGTGCAAAATTGGGATTCTCCGATTTTGGTAATTCACGGTGGAATGGATTTCCGGGTACCAATTAATCAGGGCATGGAAGCATTTCAGGCAGCTAAATTGCGCGGAGTACCTTCTCGCTTCCTTTACTTCCCAAATGAAGGCCACTGGATTTTAAGTCCACAAAATGGATTGGTATGGCACGATCAATTCTTTGGCTGGTTAGACCAATGGCTTAAGCAATAA
- a CDS encoding outer membrane beta-barrel protein, which yields MKKTLILSFCFLCAIGLKAQIEKGNFLTGIGSQIVSGGAQTNSISFTTYTVRYSNPDQDLSDQDKLSSFHISPRIGYFIFDHFATGINFSYYYAKSEVPDWSTTKTNQYLVGPFVRYYYPFEKFWLFSEIDCAFGGTKTSFQVINYNEQEYNSTLFKYQFALGIAMPLHEKISLDLGFSYSSSTADEPDFLPLYDKVQTRGFGLNLGLSIFLGR from the coding sequence ATGAAAAAAACACTTATCCTCAGTTTCTGTTTTCTTTGCGCTATTGGCTTAAAGGCTCAAATTGAAAAAGGTAATTTCTTAACCGGCATTGGCTCCCAAATTGTTTCAGGAGGAGCCCAAACTAATAGCATTAGCTTTACTACTTATACAGTTCGCTATTCAAATCCTGATCAAGATCTTTCTGATCAGGATAAATTAAGCAGCTTTCATATAAGTCCGCGAATCGGCTACTTTATTTTCGACCATTTCGCAACTGGTATTAATTTCAGCTATTACTATGCTAAGTCTGAAGTTCCTGACTGGTCAACAACTAAAACAAATCAATACTTAGTTGGGCCATTTGTACGATACTATTATCCCTTCGAAAAATTCTGGCTTTTCAGCGAAATTGATTGCGCCTTTGGAGGGACTAAGACTTCTTTTCAAGTCATTAATTATAATGAGCAAGAATACAATAGTACTTTATTCAAATATCAATTTGCGCTGGGTATAGCTATGCCTCTGCACGAAAAAATTAGCCTGGACTTAGGTTTCAGCTACAGTTCCAGCACTGCCGATGAACCTGATTTCCTTCCTTTATATGATAAAGTTCAAACCAGAGGCTTTGGTTTAAATCTGGGCCTAAGCATATTTCTAGGCCGCTAA
- a CDS encoding Rne/Rng family ribonuclease: MSTELVINSRTADSVAVALLKEGRLSELHYDNTDEFAVGDIYMGKIKKIVPGLNAAFVDVGYEKDAFLHYHDLGPQIKSLLKFTRKTQTGKQRWSLTDFEPEADIDKNGSIDKVLREGHNILVQIAKEPISTKGPRITSELSLAGRYVVLVPFSKRVSVSSKLRDKDEKDRLRRLVKSIRPKGFGIIVRTAAEDCQVADLDSDIQELIEKWKQLHRNIQRVRAPKRALREINRVSALLRDVLNDSFNSIVVDDMELFNEVKEYMRSIEPEKEKIVKYYQGRIPVFEHFGVERQIKSSFGRSVSMGKGAYLIIEHTEAMHVIDVNSGNRTNSSENQEANALAVNLSAAEEIARQLRLRDMGGIVVVDFIDMHRSENRKTLYEKLKEEMATDRAKHKILPPSRFGLVEITRQRVRPEMAIQTREENPDGNGEVEAPILIIDEIENKLELIAKQEKDKTIYLHLHPFIAAYLTKGLLKSIRRNWSKRFKRNIKVIPRDSFKFLEYHFFNDKDEKFEFN, from the coding sequence GTGAGTACAGAATTAGTAATTAATTCGCGTACTGCCGATTCTGTAGCGGTAGCGCTACTCAAGGAAGGTAGACTTTCGGAATTGCACTATGACAATACCGATGAGTTTGCGGTGGGGGACATTTATATGGGTAAGATCAAAAAGATCGTGCCCGGCTTAAATGCAGCATTCGTGGATGTAGGCTATGAAAAAGATGCCTTTTTACATTACCACGACCTTGGCCCTCAAATTAAATCGCTTCTCAAGTTTACCCGCAAAACGCAAACGGGAAAACAACGTTGGTCCTTGACCGATTTTGAACCCGAAGCGGATATAGATAAGAACGGCAGTATCGATAAGGTTCTGCGCGAAGGCCATAATATCCTGGTCCAAATCGCCAAAGAACCCATCTCTACGAAAGGGCCGCGTATTACCTCCGAGCTTTCCCTGGCCGGACGTTATGTGGTACTTGTACCTTTCTCCAAGAGAGTAAGCGTGAGCAGTAAGCTCCGCGATAAAGACGAAAAGGATCGCCTGCGCCGTTTGGTGAAGAGCATCCGTCCCAAAGGTTTTGGGATTATTGTGCGTACCGCCGCCGAAGATTGCCAAGTGGCAGACCTCGACAGCGATATTCAGGAGTTGATAGAAAAATGGAAACAACTCCATCGTAATATTCAAAGAGTACGCGCCCCTAAGCGTGCTTTGAGAGAAATTAACCGCGTATCAGCCTTGCTGCGCGACGTTTTAAACGATTCCTTCAATTCGATTGTGGTCGACGACATGGAACTTTTCAATGAAGTAAAAGAATACATGCGCAGTATCGAACCCGAGAAGGAAAAGATTGTAAAATATTACCAGGGCAGAATACCCGTGTTTGAACACTTTGGCGTGGAACGCCAAATTAAGTCAAGCTTTGGCCGCTCTGTAAGCATGGGCAAAGGTGCTTACCTGATTATTGAACATACGGAGGCCATGCACGTTATTGACGTGAATAGTGGAAACCGTACCAATTCATCCGAAAATCAGGAAGCGAATGCCTTGGCTGTAAACCTTTCTGCTGCCGAAGAAATTGCTCGCCAATTGCGCTTGCGCGATATGGGAGGAATTGTGGTAGTAGACTTTATCGATATGCACCGCAGTGAAAACCGTAAAACTCTTTACGAAAAGCTGAAGGAAGAAATGGCGACTGATCGCGCCAAGCATAAGATATTACCCCCCTCTAGATTTGGATTGGTTGAGATCACCCGCCAGCGTGTACGCCCGGAGATGGCCATTCAAACTCGAGAGGAAAACCCCGACGGAAACGGCGAGGTTGAAGCCCCCATCCTGATTATTGATGAGATCGAGAATAAACTCGAACTAATCGCTAAGCAAGAAAAAGACAAGACTATTTACTTACACCTCCACCCCTTTATTGCGGCTTATCTAACTAAAGGCTTGTTAAAGTCGATTCGCCGTAATTGGTCTAAGAGGTTTAAGCGGAATATTAAAGTGATTCCTCGTGACTCCTTTAAGTTCCTCGAATATCACTTTTTCAATGATAAAGACGAGAAATTCGAGTTTAATTAG
- the mutY gene encoding A/G-specific adenine glycosylase — protein sequence MDFTSVQHKLRNWYQKHYRPLPWRKTRDAYSIWLSEIILQQTRVNQGLPYYERFIQKYPEVKDLAQAPQEEVLKLWEGLGYYSRARNMHAAAQSIVEEHESRFPDQYAAIRSLKGVGDYTAAAIASFAFDLPHAVVDGNVQRVLSRFFAEYEAVNSAKGKKRFQALADAFLNTKDPATHNQAIMELGATLCKPKNPECDICPLAEACQARARAIQDELPVKQKKKYDRQRYLNYWFFQQAENTWLQQRDEGIWKGLFQFPLYESGQELTKDQALEQLQIMGLKSSDFDIQRQDLPVHKLSHQSLFITVWKLRLSPDVTLREGIGWKKVTVSQLEDFAIPRPLRKFLDENQLTLPLD from the coding sequence TTGGATTTTACATCTGTACAACATAAACTCCGCAATTGGTATCAAAAGCATTATCGTCCGCTTCCATGGCGTAAAACGCGCGATGCCTATTCCATTTGGCTTAGTGAAATTATCCTTCAACAAACCCGGGTAAATCAGGGTTTACCTTACTATGAGCGCTTTATCCAAAAATACCCGGAGGTAAAAGATTTGGCTCAAGCTCCTCAAGAGGAAGTATTAAAACTTTGGGAAGGCCTCGGTTATTATAGTAGGGCGCGAAATATGCATGCCGCCGCTCAAAGTATTGTAGAAGAGCATGAGTCGCGCTTTCCCGATCAATATGCAGCTATTCGCAGTTTAAAAGGAGTGGGGGATTATACGGCTGCAGCCATCGCTTCCTTTGCTTTTGATTTGCCACATGCCGTGGTAGATGGGAATGTGCAAAGGGTTTTAAGTCGTTTTTTCGCGGAGTACGAAGCGGTGAATAGTGCCAAAGGTAAAAAGCGCTTTCAGGCTTTAGCCGATGCATTTCTTAATACTAAAGATCCTGCTACCCATAATCAGGCTATCATGGAATTGGGAGCAACCTTATGTAAACCCAAGAATCCGGAATGTGATATTTGTCCATTGGCCGAAGCTTGTCAGGCTCGAGCAAGAGCAATACAAGATGAACTTCCGGTAAAGCAAAAGAAGAAATACGATCGCCAGCGCTATCTCAATTATTGGTTCTTTCAGCAAGCAGAGAACACCTGGTTGCAGCAAAGAGATGAGGGAATTTGGAAGGGGCTTTTTCAATTTCCTCTCTACGAAAGCGGGCAAGAATTAACAAAGGATCAGGCTTTGGAGCAATTGCAGATTATGGGTTTGAAGAGCTCAGATTTTGATATCCAAAGACAAGATTTACCGGTGCACAAATTGAGTCATCAGAGTCTTTTTATAACAGTTTGGAAATTGCGGCTTTCGCCGGATGTGACTTTAAGGGAAGGTATTGGCTGGAAGAAAGTGACTGTTAGTCAATTAGAAGACTTTGCAATTCCGCGGCCTCTGCGCAAATTTCTGGATGAAAATCAACTAACTTTGCCGCTTGATTAG
- a CDS encoding tetratricopeptide repeat protein, whose amino-acid sequence MKTGPAILTLAGIVLIAAFMLMPSSPEGTASVAEEADHAHETTQSESDALSVGDSIIKDAISKLESGEVAPMIAIRSILNVAEQNPENSYAQFALGELGLQSGQFDKAIARFENVLKLDSQNGEAHLLLARARLALGDSTAAIDGLKKALETLSNKETRKAIETEMASINPN is encoded by the coding sequence TTGAAAACTGGTCCTGCCATACTCACTTTAGCCGGCATTGTACTTATTGCCGCCTTTATGCTGATGCCTAGTAGCCCCGAGGGCACTGCATCGGTAGCTGAGGAAGCAGATCATGCTCATGAAACCACGCAGAGCGAATCAGACGCTCTGTCTGTTGGGGACTCCATTATTAAAGATGCTATCAGCAAGCTGGAAAGCGGAGAAGTAGCACCGATGATTGCCATTCGCAGCATATTAAATGTGGCGGAGCAAAACCCGGAAAACAGCTACGCTCAATTTGCTTTAGGGGAACTAGGCTTGCAAAGCGGACAATTCGATAAGGCCATTGCGCGCTTTGAAAATGTTTTAAAATTGGATTCCCAAAACGGAGAAGCTCACCTCTTATTAGCACGTGCCCGCCTTGCATTAGGCGATAGCACTGCAGCGATCGACGGTCTGAAAAAAGCGTTGGAAACTCTTAGCAACAAAGAAACGAGAAAGGCCATTGAAACTGAAATGGCAAGTATTAATCCCAATTAA
- a CDS encoding TonB-dependent receptor has protein sequence MYRLLLLVTLLSTSLSAQNKLEGWVTDPHGEALAGVNIYLKGSFIGTTSDADGYFKLADLKPEGILVFSMMGFESVELALQNLDFAQKQKIQLKEAFNKLAAVTVNAGSIEVSDKKQSVVLRPLDIVTTSGALGNIIGALNTLPGTANNANDGRLFVRGGAADETAIFIDGLRLGNAYGSSLNGIPTRGRFSAQIFKGSFFSTGAYSAEYGQALSSVLSMNSLDFPLRRQTDLGISTVGGSLSHTEVWDRQSITASLNYTNLSPYMALVPQNLEFTKAPQGISSEILFRQKTGKHGMFKAFYSFQNSDLGILRSQPDSNALQATKLKNNFHHLNLNYRQNIGKKHLLDGGLSFTGNLDDIQLDSLAIQQKGQLVHAKIRYQYFPAARISIKSGLEFFDQLYREKIQIGARQQDDLLGAAFAECDYHFSSDFLIKVGLRSSINQSSSYLMPRASVAYRLNLKSQFSLAYGDYVQEQASNIRIQDVDLRAAKAQHLVLNYMYSTPKLTFRLEAFQKNYHELLRSNAGYNTNGKGYARGFDLFLRDRSSIRNLDYWISYSFVDSKRHWQAFEGQVQPRFAPRHNASIVAKYWLGGLQSQVGSSFSINDGYTYDNPNLAGEMESRTKAFHSLNLSWSYLPRPNLIIHFEVTNLLGRENIFNYQYSSNPGNDGQYSSMAIPQSATRFIFLGIFYTLSTDKNANQLNNL, from the coding sequence ATGTATCGTCTTCTTCTTTTAGTAACTCTTTTAAGCACCAGCCTTAGCGCCCAAAACAAGCTCGAAGGTTGGGTTACAGACCCCCATGGGGAAGCTCTGGCCGGAGTAAATATCTACCTCAAAGGCAGCTTCATAGGCACCACCTCCGATGCGGATGGTTATTTCAAATTAGCTGACTTAAAACCCGAAGGCATTTTAGTTTTCAGCATGATGGGCTTTGAAAGCGTTGAACTGGCCCTTCAAAATCTGGACTTTGCCCAAAAACAAAAAATTCAACTCAAAGAGGCCTTTAATAAACTGGCTGCGGTAACGGTAAATGCCGGCAGCATTGAAGTGAGCGATAAAAAGCAATCGGTTGTCTTACGTCCACTAGATATTGTTACCACCTCCGGCGCGCTGGGAAATATAATCGGTGCCTTAAACACCTTGCCTGGTACCGCCAATAATGCCAATGATGGGCGCCTTTTCGTTCGTGGTGGCGCAGCCGATGAAACGGCTATTTTTATTGATGGCCTTCGCCTGGGCAATGCCTATGGCAGCAGCCTTAATGGCATTCCTACTCGTGGTCGCTTTAGTGCTCAAATATTTAAAGGCAGCTTTTTTAGCACCGGAGCTTATTCGGCTGAATATGGGCAGGCTCTATCCTCGGTTCTTTCCATGAACAGTCTCGACTTCCCCCTACGTCGTCAAACCGATCTGGGCATCTCCACTGTTGGTGGCTCTTTAAGCCATACCGAAGTGTGGGATCGTCAATCCATCACTGCCAGCCTCAACTATACCAATCTTAGCCCCTATATGGCGCTGGTACCCCAAAATTTAGAATTCACCAAAGCCCCTCAAGGCATTAGCTCCGAAATTCTCTTTCGCCAAAAAACCGGGAAACATGGCATGTTCAAAGCCTTCTATTCCTTCCAAAACTCTGATTTGGGAATACTACGCAGTCAGCCAGACAGCAATGCCCTGCAAGCAACCAAGCTGAAAAACAATTTCCATCACCTCAATCTTAATTACCGTCAAAATATTGGTAAGAAACATTTGCTCGATGGCGGTCTAAGCTTCACAGGCAACCTCGACGATATCCAATTGGATAGTCTGGCCATTCAACAGAAAGGGCAATTAGTACATGCCAAAATTCGCTATCAATACTTCCCCGCTGCCCGCATCAGTATTAAAAGTGGTCTTGAATTCTTCGACCAGCTTTATCGTGAAAAAATTCAAATCGGAGCTCGCCAGCAGGATGATCTTTTAGGGGCCGCTTTCGCGGAATGCGATTACCATTTTAGTAGCGACTTCCTGATTAAAGTGGGTCTCCGCTCATCTATCAACCAAAGCAGCTCCTACCTGATGCCTCGGGCCTCTGTTGCCTATCGACTCAATTTGAAATCACAATTTTCCCTAGCCTACGGCGACTATGTACAAGAGCAAGCTTCTAATATCCGTATCCAGGATGTGGATCTGCGCGCTGCCAAGGCTCAGCATTTAGTACTAAACTATATGTACAGCACTCCTAAGCTGACCTTCAGACTTGAGGCCTTTCAGAAAAATTACCATGAACTGCTTCGTAGCAATGCAGGCTACAACACTAATGGAAAAGGCTATGCTCGAGGTTTTGATTTATTCCTCCGCGATCGTAGCAGCATCCGCAATTTAGATTATTGGATCAGCTACTCCTTTGTGGATAGTAAAAGACATTGGCAAGCCTTCGAAGGCCAGGTTCAGCCACGCTTTGCTCCTCGCCATAATGCCTCTATTGTCGCCAAATACTGGCTCGGCGGCCTTCAATCCCAAGTAGGGTCCAGCTTTAGTATCAATGATGGATACACTTATGACAATCCTAATCTGGCTGGTGAAATGGAATCTCGTACCAAAGCCTTCCACAGCTTAAACCTCAGCTGGAGCTATTTACCACGTCCTAACCTGATCATCCATTTTGAAGTTACCAATCTATTGGGACGAGAAAATATCTTCAATTATCAATACAGTTCCAACCCTGGAAATGACGGACAATACAGCAGCATGGCCATACCTCAATCGGCCACCCGCTTCATCTTCCTGGGCATATTCTATACCCTGTCTACCGATAAAAATGCTAATCAACTCAACAATTTATAA
- a CDS encoding single-stranded DNA-binding protein codes for MANGSVNKVILIGNLGADPEVKHFENGGSLARFPLATSESYTNRNGEQVTQTEWHNVVVRGGLVDVVSKYIKKGEKVYVEGRIRTRSWQDPSSKEMRYTTEIMTDNFQMLGGRPASAPSEAQSGGYGNNTGAASSAPSTGPSFSPQAEDQEDDLPF; via the coding sequence ATGGCCAACGGCAGCGTTAATAAAGTTATTCTAATTGGAAATCTGGGAGCCGACCCCGAGGTGAAACATTTTGAGAACGGGGGATCCCTGGCTCGCTTTCCGCTAGCCACCTCAGAGTCTTACACCAATCGCAATGGCGAGCAGGTTACCCAAACTGAATGGCATAATGTAGTAGTACGCGGTGGCCTGGTAGATGTAGTAAGTAAGTATATTAAGAAAGGTGAAAAGGTCTATGTTGAGGGCCGTATTCGTACCCGCAGTTGGCAAGATCCCAGCAGCAAAGAGATGCGCTATACCACCGAAATTATGACCGATAATTTTCAGATGTTGGGAGGCCGTCCCGCCTCAGCTCCATCCGAAGCCCAATCCGGGGGATACGGAAACAATACGGGTGCTGCCAGCAGTGCTCCTTCAACGGGACCATCATTTAGTCCCCAGGCGGAAGATCAAGAAGACGATCTACCGTTCTAA